The DNA segment GGCGCTAATATAAAAAGCTTCTGTAATAAGGACTTCGCTTACTCGACCAATCGCTTCTGGATCTAGTAGAATACCCCCCAAAATTGCTTCTTCTGCCTCGATATTTTGGGGTGGGAGGCGATTACTACCGTCGCCTTGAAAACTCAATTCTTCAGCCATAAGGGTGGGGAGTCTCAGGGTGTAGGTTTTTTACACTTTGAGCAGAAAAACCAGGCTTGGGGTGTAGGGGTGTAGGGGTGTAGTAAGTTTAAGTCTCCTCTGCTCCTCTGCTCCCCTGCTCCCCTGCTTCCTTTAGCTAGCTACAACTTCAATATCAATTTGTGCTGTAACGTCTGAGAATAGCTTGATTTCGGCTTTGTAAGTACCTAGTTTGCCAATGTCGGGAATAGTAATACCACGGCGGTCTACTTCTTGACTAGTAGCTGCTTGGATAGCATCTGCAACATCTTGGCTGGTCACTGTACCAAAAATCGCTTCGTTTTCACCAACTTGCTTGGCAATTTTCAAGCTGCCAACTTTTTCTAAAGACTCTTTCTGCTCTAATGCTTGTTGTCTGAGTTCTAATTGACGCTGCCGTTCTTGTTCGCGGCGGCGTTCTACTTGCTTGAGAATACCAGGGGTGGCATGAGTTGCCAAACTCTGAGGAATTAAATAATTCCGAGCATAACCAGGAGCTACGTCTACTAAGTCGCCGGATCTGCCTAGCTTGCTGACATCCTTAGTTAAAACTAATTGTACGCGTTTCACCATGTTTTCTATTTTTCCTGTAAAATCTCATTAACTTGGGTTGCAGCAGGAGCGCTCACGTTAGTGTAGCTTTATTCCCAGCATTTCCATACCCTAAAGCTTACAGATCCTAGCGAACTGCCGGGGGCGATCGCAACTCTTTACTATAAATTTTTTAGCCGGACTGGGGATTGGGGAAGCAGAGGAGAAAAACTTTTAACCAATTACCCATTACCAATTACCCATTACCAATTACTAAAACTTATCCTTTAATCCTCGAATGCGGGCAAAGGTTTGCACGGGGTCATTACTATTAACTGCTAACTGTAATGAGGGTTGCTCCCAACGGAGGAAGGGATTGGTCAGCTTTTCTACTCCCAACAACGAAGGGACTGTGGCTATTCCTTGACTGCGCTTTGTCTTAACTTCGTCAAGGCGTTTTTGCAATTCGGTGTTCTTACTATCTACACTAAGTGCAAATTGTAAATTTTTTAAAGTGTATTCGTGAGCGCACCAGACACGGGTATTTTCTGGTAAAGAACGCAGCTTAGTTAAAGATTCCACCATTTGTGCGGGTGTGCCTTCAAATAAACGACCACAACCACCAGCAAACAGGGTATCGCCACAGAATAATTCTCCTGGTGTATCGTCTGTTTGGGGAGGAAAGTAGTAAGCAATGTGAGCGCGGGTGTGTCCGGGTACAAAGATAACTTCAGCTACTCTATCAGCAAATTGCACGCGATCGCCTGGTTGTAAAAATACCTGTTGTCCAGGGATTCTGCCTTGATCCTTAGCGCCACCATAAACTTTCACTTGGGGAAACTTCTGGATTAATTTCTGGTTGCCACCTACATGATCATTGTGGTGGTGTGTGTTAAAAATTGCCACTAATTCTGCTTTTAGCTGTGCAAGTTGCTTAAGTACTGGCTCGGCTTCTGCGGGGTCAACAACGGCGGCGATATTTTTGTGGCTGTCGTGTAATAAGAAGATGTAATTGTCTGAAAGTGCTGCCAAGCGAATCACCTGCATAATCGTTATCTCCCTAGCCAGTCAATATTTTTAGTCTATTAGCGATCGCCAATTCTGGTCATTAACTTCAGCTTGAGAAAAGCTATATAAAGTACCAAGATTTTATTTTTGCTGTTTCACTGTCTAGAAACCATGATATTATACAACCGTAATTACACTGGAAATGTATTTAAAAATTACAAATATACTTATTATTGATCAGTGATAATTCTCTGGGAGGAAGTATAACTGTAAAGTTAGATTAAATGTGTTCTTTTTTGCTCGTAAAATGCCGAAAATCTATAAATATACAGATATTAACTTCTATCTTTAACTATAAATTTTATAAGTTTTGATAAAGTTGCAATATTTTCTACGTATCTACTTCCTAGCCAGAGGAGTAGAGTCTCATTTCTACCTCAGACCACCACGATAGGAGAATATATGACTACTCACTACAGATACACTTACACCAGTGTTTATCGTCAAACAGAAACTACAGTTAAGCAAATCGTAGATAGGATCCTCCGTTCTGGCAAAATGAGTCCTCAAGACCATGCTTTGCTAACATCTGCCGTTTTTAATCATCATGATATTGATGAACAAGAACGTCGCCAAATTAATCGGATTTTTGACCATATTCAGACAGGGCAATTAAAGCTGATTAACTGGTAGTATAAAAATTTATTAGTAGTATCTTCATCAGGTGAGGCGATGTTTTCCCATATCATTGTTTTTATGGCTATTGCCCAGCCCACCCTAGATATATTTCAAAAATAAAGCATAAATACCACATCAAGATTTATCAGTAGTATCAGGCTTAGTTAAATTATCACAACAAAATTGAATCGTGAATCTACAGGCTAACAAATCCAGGCTAAAAGTTTCCATAGTTGTCAGCGATTTATCCAGTGCTGGAGCAGGAAGATGGGGAGGCGGTTCTGTACGTTCCTTTCTGTTAGCTCAAGCACTGCAAAGGCTAAACTATCAAGTCGAAATTTTAGGATTTGTCTTTGGTGAAGCAGCAGTGTTTCCCCAATCAGAAATTCAGATAAATCAATTCATCGGTTATAATTATCCAAAATTTTTAGTTTCAGCCAATCAACTCTTAAAAAGAATTGATGGTGATATTATTTATGCAATGCGGCCTAAACCTACAACCTTAGGTCTATCTTTATGGAAAAAAATCAGTACTCGTCAGCCAGTAATTTTAGATATAGATGATTGGGAACTAGGTTGGCATGGTGGAGAAAACTGGCAATATCGCCCTTCATTAAAACAACTTTATCGAGATATTTTCAAGCCGGATGGAGCATTACGCAATCCGGATCATCCTTTGTATTTAAAATTTCTAGAAGGAATTGCGCCAAAAGCTAATGTAGTTACGATTCATACTAAATTTTTACAAGAACGCTTTGGTGGTGTATACATACCTAATGGTAAAGATACGGATTTATTTAATCCTATTAACTACGATGCAGAAGAAAGCCGAGCTTGTTATGGGTTATCCGACTACAGAATTTTAATGTTTCCTGGCGCACCCAGACCATATAAAGGTGTGGAAGATGTGTTAATGGCGTTAGATATTCTCAATCAGCCTGATTTGAGACTAGTGATTGTTGGCGGTAGCCCTTATGATGACTATGATGCTCAACTTAGAGAAAAATGGGGACGTTGGATTATCCAGTTACCAAAATCTCCACCAACGGAAATGCCCAAAATTGTGGCAGCTGCTCACATTATCGTTGTTCCCCAAAGGAATACACCAGCAGCTTTGGCACAGTTCCCCTTGAAACTAACAGATGGGATGGCGATGGCCAAGCCAATTCTAGCCACAAGAGTGGGGGATATTCCCGAAATCGTTGGAGAAACGGCTTATTTAGTTGAGCCGGCTTGTCCTGATGAAATAGCCAGGCAAATTAAGTTGATATTTGCAGATTTGGATGGAGCGAGCGATCGCGGTCGCCAAGCTAGAATAAGATGTATAGAAAAGTACAGTATATCGGCTATGGCGACTACCCTACAGTCAGTTATTGCTAATTTGTA comes from the Nostoc sp. PCC 7120 = FACHB-418 genome and includes:
- a CDS encoding glycosyltransferase family 4 protein → MNLQANKSRLKVSIVVSDLSSAGAGRWGGGSVRSFLLAQALQRLNYQVEILGFVFGEAAVFPQSEIQINQFIGYNYPKFLVSANQLLKRIDGDIIYAMRPKPTTLGLSLWKKISTRQPVILDIDDWELGWHGGENWQYRPSLKQLYRDIFKPDGALRNPDHPLYLKFLEGIAPKANVVTIHTKFLQERFGGVYIPNGKDTDLFNPINYDAEESRACYGLSDYRILMFPGAPRPYKGVEDVLMALDILNQPDLRLVIVGGSPYDDYDAQLREKWGRWIIQLPKSPPTEMPKIVAAAHIIVVPQRNTPAALAQFPLKLTDGMAMAKPILATRVGDIPEIVGETAYLVEPACPDEIARQIKLIFADLDGASDRGRQARIRCIEKYSISAMATTLQSVIANL
- the gloB gene encoding hydroxyacylglutathione hydrolase, whose translation is MQVIRLAALSDNYIFLLHDSHKNIAAVVDPAEAEPVLKQLAQLKAELVAIFNTHHHNDHVGGNQKLIQKFPQVKVYGGAKDQGRIPGQQVFLQPGDRVQFADRVAEVIFVPGHTRAHIAYYFPPQTDDTPGELFCGDTLFAGGCGRLFEGTPAQMVESLTKLRSLPENTRVWCAHEYTLKNLQFALSVDSKNTELQKRLDEVKTKRSQGIATVPSLLGVEKLTNPFLRWEQPSLQLAVNSNDPVQTFARIRGLKDKF
- the rplI gene encoding 50S ribosomal protein L9, which gives rise to MVKRVQLVLTKDVSKLGRSGDLVDVAPGYARNYLIPQSLATHATPGILKQVERRREQERQRQLELRQQALEQKESLEKVGSLKIAKQVGENEAIFGTVTSQDVADAIQAATSQEVDRRGITIPDIGKLGTYKAEIKLFSDVTAQIDIEVVAS